A genomic window from Diospyros lotus cultivar Yz01 chromosome 2, ASM1463336v1, whole genome shotgun sequence includes:
- the LOC127795161 gene encoding uncharacterized protein LOC127795161 — MAVRCSASPTLMIQISVPIKKPANEVMMVQSQTAVRQTPPLQIRSSSRNKIFEDESSGIVCYRDDSGEITCEGYDEGPRLHQQITPVRHQSRDAEIVDLLEKNWQQIVKAGGFNCAGKGDAGLKGFNSNGFNTLC; from the exons ATGGCTGTAAGATGCTCTGCTTCACCTACTCTCATGATCCAGATATCTGTTCCAATCAAGAAGCCTGCTAATGAAGTGATGATGGTACAGAGCCAAACTGCAGTCAGGCAAACACCTCCACTTCAGATCAGATCTTCTTCCAGAAACAAG ATTTTTGAGGATGAGTCCAGTGGTATAGTTTGTTATAGAGATGACAGTGGAGAGATTACCTGTGAAGGGTATGACGAGGGCCCTCGCCTTCACCAGCAGATAACTCCTGTAAGGCACCAATCAAG GGATGCTGAGATTGTTGATCTTCTTGAGAAAAACTGGCAGCAAATTGTTAAAGCAGGTGGGTTTAATTGTGCTGGAAAAGGTGATGCCGGCCTGAAGGGCTTCAACTCAAATGGGTTCAACACATTATGCTAA
- the LOC127793964 gene encoding uncharacterized protein LOC127793964 isoform X2, whose translation MDLTSPKYLEGPPLLASNGEPFADAFSVDPLCKLNLKETSEFVKSSFPMANHKGLESRKIRNNVEAPSTPGRPIFSFSASGLSRKSFPSKWHDAEKWLNGSSSCHDSPVYNHHAQKSSEPSKIFKQIDGFRPQVEVFAEKSRVTEEKISKALPSIHGSVALPLADVLLKDKFTNEVVEPKFSGLRCSEPVNEGLLFGGSNMVEKAMKDAATEVAVEVKHKDVGTEMTPLGSSTTSRCHTPFKSSSPARHNTPASRSGPLSLVSSNGSNAAIDIAHLQQCHLAKLQLGTQIDSLVSTWSSREEEEEDISKSLRHSEIGNECRKSVSESRAVSNWEEEEKNKCCLRYQREEAKIQAWVNLQSAKAEAQSRKLEKKLI comes from the exons ATGGATCTCACAAGCCCTAAATACTTGGAAGGTCCCCCCCTTTTAGCATCTAATGGG GAGCCATTTGCAGATGCCTTCTCTGTTGACCCACTTTGCAAGCTCAATCTCAAGGAAACTTCTGAGTTTGTGAAGTCTTCATTCCCAATGGCGAACCATAAAGGCCTAGAGAGCAGAAAGATCAGGAACAATGTGGAAGCTCCATCCACACCGGGTAGGCCCATTTTCAGCTTCAGTGCTTCTGGTCTTTCAAGAAAGAGCTTCCCTTCCAAGTGGCATGATGCAGAAAAGTGGCTCAATGGCAGCAGCTCCTGCCACGACTCTCCTGTTTATAATCACCATGCCCAAAAATCATCAGAACCCTCAAAGATTTTCAAGCAAATTGATGGGTTTAGGCCACAAGTTGAGGTATTTGCAGAGAAATCAAGGGTCACTGAGGAAAAGATCTCCAAGGCTTTGCCAAGCATCCATGGCTCTGTAGCTTTGCCTTTGGCAGATGTACTTCTAAAAG ATAAGTTCACAAACGAGGTAGTGGAACCAAAATTTTCTGGGTTGAGGTGCTCAGAGCCAGTCAATGAAGGGTTATTGTTTGGAGGCTCAAACATGGTGGAGAAAGCCATGAAAGATGCAGCAACAGAGGTGGCTGTTGAGGTTAAACACAAGGATGTTGGGACAGAGATGACTCCTCTCGGCAGCTCCACAACTTCAAGATGCCACACGCCGTTCAAGAGCTCGTCGCCTGCCCGGCACAACACCCCGGCGAGCCGATCTGGCCCATTGAGCTTGGTGAGCTCAAATGGCAGCAACGCAGCCATTGATATCGCCCATCTGCAACAATGCCATTTAGCCAAGCTGCAGCTTGGAACACAGATTGATTCATTGGTTTCAACTTGGAGTtcaagggaagaggaagaagaggacatATCAAAGAGCTTGAGGCACTCTGAGATTGGGAATGAATGCAGGAAAAGTGTTTCAGAGTCCAGGGCTGTTTCAAActgggaagaagaggaaaagaacaAGTGTTGTCTCAG GTACCAGAGAGAAGAAGCAAAAATACAAGCTTGGGTGAATCTCCAAAGTGCCAAAGCAGAAGCTCAGTCGAGAAAGCTTGAG AAGAAGCTTATATGA